A window of the Cystobacter fuscus genome harbors these coding sequences:
- a CDS encoding flavin-containing monooxygenase, whose amino-acid sequence MTASKKGEPSFSPEALKEKYRLEREKRLRPDGNAQYRDFSGVYADFDKDPYVEPGFTRPALTEKIDVLIVGGGFGGLLAGARLRQAGVESIRIVEKAGDFGGTWYWNRYPGAACDVESYIYLPLLEETGYIPTEKYAKAPEIFAHCQRIGRHFDLYKAALFQTLVQTMDWDENARRWNITTDRGDKLAARFVITAGGILHKAKLPGIPGIESFKGHCFHTSRWDYAYTGGSPTSSMTRLADKRVGIIGTGATSVQAIPHLGASAKQLYVFQRTPSGVGVRGNQPTDPEWVKTLKPGWQQERILNFTALVSGREQDVDMVRDGWTYIFQDTESRRAKTPEEAAELRQLTDFRKMEEIRARVDAIVKDPVTAEALKPYYNQMCKRPCFHDEYLDTFNRPNVQLVDTEGKGVERITPTGVVVKGKEYEVDCLIYASGFEVSSEYTRRLGFDIRGRGGKSLNENWAEGAATLHGMHSRGYPNLLMFSLTQSGWAINFVSILNEQSQHAAYIIARCLKQGIETIEATEQAQQQWWEVILGTLMKAAAFSGVECTPGYFNNEGAPPPPSTMRNAPFSGGTIEFIELLRNWREGNELAGLELTRGGTSSHP is encoded by the coding sequence ATGACTGCGTCGAAGAAGGGTGAACCCTCTTTCTCTCCGGAAGCGCTGAAGGAGAAGTACCGGCTCGAGCGCGAGAAGCGGCTGCGTCCTGACGGCAACGCCCAGTACCGCGACTTCAGCGGCGTCTATGCGGACTTCGACAAGGACCCCTACGTCGAGCCCGGCTTCACGCGTCCGGCACTGACCGAGAAGATCGACGTCTTGATTGTCGGGGGTGGTTTTGGTGGTTTGCTCGCGGGGGCGCGGCTGCGCCAGGCGGGGGTCGAGTCCATCCGCATCGTCGAGAAGGCGGGTGACTTCGGCGGTACCTGGTACTGGAACCGCTATCCGGGCGCCGCCTGCGATGTGGAGTCCTATATCTACCTGCCGCTGCTCGAGGAGACCGGCTACATCCCGACGGAGAAGTACGCCAAGGCGCCGGAGATCTTCGCCCACTGTCAGCGCATTGGCCGGCACTTCGATCTCTACAAGGCGGCGCTGTTCCAGACCCTGGTCCAGACGATGGACTGGGACGAGAACGCCCGGCGCTGGAACATCACGACGGATCGGGGCGACAAGCTCGCGGCGCGGTTCGTCATCACCGCCGGTGGCATCCTCCACAAGGCGAAGCTGCCCGGCATCCCGGGCATCGAGTCCTTCAAGGGCCATTGCTTCCACACCAGCCGCTGGGACTATGCCTATACCGGCGGCAGCCCCACGAGCAGCATGACCCGGCTGGCGGACAAGCGCGTGGGCATCATCGGCACGGGCGCGACCTCGGTCCAGGCCATCCCCCACCTCGGTGCGTCGGCCAAACAGTTGTATGTCTTCCAGCGCACGCCCTCGGGCGTCGGCGTGCGAGGCAACCAGCCGACGGACCCGGAATGGGTGAAGACACTCAAGCCCGGCTGGCAGCAGGAGCGCATCCTCAACTTCACCGCGCTCGTCTCCGGCCGTGAGCAGGACGTCGACATGGTGCGCGACGGGTGGACGTACATCTTCCAGGATACCGAGAGCCGTCGTGCCAAGACCCCCGAGGAGGCCGCCGAGCTCCGCCAGTTGACGGACTTCCGCAAGATGGAGGAGATCCGCGCGCGGGTGGACGCCATCGTCAAGGATCCGGTGACGGCCGAGGCGCTCAAGCCCTACTACAACCAGATGTGCAAGCGGCCCTGCTTCCACGACGAATACCTGGACACGTTCAACCGGCCCAACGTCCAGCTCGTCGACACCGAGGGCAAGGGCGTGGAGCGAATCACCCCCACCGGCGTGGTGGTCAAGGGCAAGGAGTACGAGGTCGACTGCCTCATCTACGCCTCGGGCTTCGAGGTCTCGAGCGAGTATACCCGCCGGCTGGGCTTCGACATTCGCGGGCGCGGCGGCAAGTCCCTGAATGAGAACTGGGCCGAGGGCGCGGCGACGCTGCACGGCATGCACAGCCGCGGCTATCCGAACCTCCTGATGTTCAGCCTCACCCAGAGCGGATGGGCGATCAATTTCGTTTCCATCCTCAACGAGCAGTCTCAACACGCCGCCTACATCATCGCGCGGTGCCTGAAGCAAGGCATCGAGACCATCGAGGCAACGGAGCAGGCGCAGCAGCAGTGGTGGGAGGTGATCCTCGGCACCCTCATGAAGGCCGCGGCCTTCAGCGGTGTCGAATGCACGCCCGGCTACTTCAACAACGAGGGCGCCCCGCCTCCCCCGAGCACGATGCGCAATGCCCCTTTCTCAGGCGGCACGATCGAGTTCATCGAGCTCCTGCGCAACTGGCGCGAGGGAAACGAACTCGCGGGCCTGGAACTCACCCGTGGCGGGACGTCTTCCCACCCATGA
- a CDS encoding MarR family winged helix-turn-helix transcriptional regulator, which yields MTRSAPSIEHAERALVLMSRLHRWAATSVQANQLAGELSLRQLTMLYAIHQGISSPRLLARRLLVTPAVITGLLDRLERQGYVRREAEPDDRRRLRMVLTEAGLSVSQQVRQALTGDLAAQFASASQAELKELGRAMDLLERALGALEQRTPSPPEEGPEDEEVRPTRRRRMPPANSDQKK from the coding sequence ATGACTCGGAGCGCCCCCTCCATCGAGCACGCCGAGCGCGCACTGGTGCTGATGTCCCGCCTCCACCGCTGGGCCGCCACGAGCGTGCAGGCGAACCAGTTGGCCGGAGAGTTGAGTCTGCGCCAGCTCACCATGCTCTACGCCATCCATCAGGGAATCTCCTCGCCCAGGCTCCTGGCGCGGCGGCTGCTGGTCACGCCGGCCGTCATCACCGGGCTGCTCGACCGCCTGGAGCGGCAGGGCTACGTGCGACGCGAGGCCGAGCCCGACGATCGGCGGCGGCTGCGCATGGTGCTGACGGAGGCCGGATTGTCGGTGAGCCAGCAGGTCCGGCAGGCGCTGACCGGTGACCTGGCCGCCCAGTTCGCGAGCGCCTCCCAGGCGGAGCTGAAGGAACTGGGCCGCGCGATGGATCTCCTGGAGCGTGCGCTCGGCGCGCTGGAGCAACGCACGCCCTCGCCCCCCGAGGAAGGACCGGAGGACGAGGAGGTGCGCCCCACCCGGCGGAGACGCATGCCGCCCGCGAACAGTGACCAGAAGAAGTGA
- a CDS encoding Coq4 family protein: MSHAQTLRLPDNASLFTRLRVAGQCLKGLKQDPTNPTYGQTFNLSLNGNVYAALVQQLQRSEEGRRLLSKRPSLSARELDLAALERLPEGTLGHEFARYYRDNKISPFETTLELKNDVDFLSKRYRETHDLQHVLTGYATDVMGEMELQAYILGNLGLRTTMFVLLNSTLGQLKAPQSGIERSEYLRRVWAAYRRGRASPQFLDFWFEEHWETPVATLRARLCAPAKA; this comes from the coding sequence ATGAGCCATGCCCAGACCCTTCGCCTGCCCGACAATGCCTCCCTGTTCACCCGCCTGCGTGTGGCGGGCCAGTGCCTGAAGGGGCTCAAGCAGGACCCAACGAACCCCACCTACGGCCAGACGTTCAACCTGAGCCTGAACGGCAACGTCTACGCCGCGCTCGTTCAGCAACTCCAGCGCAGCGAGGAGGGACGCCGCCTGCTGTCCAAGCGCCCTTCCCTGTCTGCCAGGGAGCTGGATCTGGCCGCGCTCGAGCGCCTGCCCGAGGGCACGCTCGGCCATGAGTTCGCGCGCTACTACCGCGACAACAAGATCTCGCCCTTCGAGACGACGCTCGAGCTCAAGAACGACGTCGACTTCCTCTCCAAGCGCTACCGCGAGACGCATGACCTGCAGCACGTGCTGACGGGCTACGCAACGGACGTGATGGGCGAAATGGAGCTACAGGCGTACATCCTGGGCAACCTGGGGCTCCGGACCACGATGTTCGTCCTGCTGAACAGCACGCTCGGACAACTCAAGGCTCCGCAGTCCGGCATCGAGCGGTCCGAGTACCTGCGGCGGGTGTGGGCGGCGTACCGTCGTGGCCGTGCGTCCCCGCAGTTCCTCGACTTCTGGTTCGAGGAGCACTGGGAGACTCCCGTGGCCACGCTGCGCGCGCGACTGTGCGCCCCCGCGAAGGCGTAG
- a CDS encoding alpha/beta hydrolase translates to MKPTTNPFHPDLQRAARLIPNVTMSRPVLSVVRFLARFQRKPRVPVDAAVEVQDVRVPGPTGAPPVRVRTYRPRSVQGPTPALLWIHGGGYIIGQPEQDDVLCIEFARELGILVASVDYRLAPEHPFPAPLEDCYAALRWLFAQAGALGVLPERIAIGGASAGGGLTAALAQLAHDRQEVRPAFQLLVYPMLDDRTTTRTDIDGTSHRAWNQGSNVFGWRSYLGREPGGAQVPVHAVPARREDLSGLPPAWLGVGNCDLFHDEDLAYARRLQAAGVSCDVVVVPGAFHGFDIITRGAGVARDFRAAYSAALRRALFPAPGAAEHAKAG, encoded by the coding sequence ATGAAGCCAACCACGAATCCGTTTCACCCTGACCTGCAACGCGCCGCGCGCCTCATCCCGAACGTCACGATGAGCCGACCGGTGCTCTCCGTGGTGCGGTTTCTCGCCCGCTTCCAGCGGAAGCCCCGCGTCCCCGTGGACGCGGCCGTGGAGGTGCAGGACGTGCGGGTGCCCGGGCCCACGGGGGCTCCGCCGGTGCGCGTGCGGACCTATCGGCCCCGGTCGGTCCAGGGACCGACGCCGGCGCTCCTGTGGATTCACGGGGGTGGATACATCATCGGCCAACCGGAGCAGGACGATGTTCTTTGCATCGAGTTCGCGCGTGAGCTGGGCATCCTCGTCGCCTCGGTGGACTACCGGCTGGCACCCGAGCACCCCTTCCCGGCACCGCTGGAGGACTGCTACGCGGCGCTGCGGTGGCTCTTCGCCCAGGCGGGGGCGCTCGGCGTCCTCCCCGAGCGCATCGCCATCGGTGGGGCGAGCGCTGGTGGGGGACTCACGGCGGCGCTGGCTCAACTGGCGCACGACCGCCAGGAGGTCCGGCCCGCCTTCCAGCTGCTCGTCTACCCGATGCTGGACGACCGCACGACGACGCGCACGGACATCGACGGCACGAGCCACCGCGCCTGGAACCAGGGCAGCAACGTGTTCGGCTGGAGGTCCTACCTGGGACGCGAGCCGGGAGGCGCGCAGGTGCCGGTGCATGCCGTGCCCGCGCGGCGCGAGGACCTCTCGGGTCTCCCTCCGGCCTGGTTGGGCGTGGGCAACTGCGACCTCTTCCACGACGAGGATCTCGCGTACGCCAGGCGCCTGCAGGCCGCTGGCGTGTCGTGCGACGTCGTCGTGGTGCCCGGAGCCTTCCACGGCTTCGACATCATCACCCGCGGCGCCGGGGTGGCGCGTGACTTCCGTGCGGCCTACTCGGCCGCGCTCCGCCGGGCCCTGTTCCCGGCGCCCGGTGCCGCGGAGCACGCCAAGGCGGGCTGA
- a CDS encoding SDR family NAD(P)-dependent oxidoreductase, producing MKVQNKIIVVTGGGNGMGRELVLALLSKGASVAAVDINASALEETAALAGMNRANLATYTVNITDRALVESLPEQVISRFGAVDGIINNAGVIQPFVKLKDLDYAAIDRVMNVNLFGTLYMTKAFLPHLLARPEAHITNISSMGGFLPVPGQTIYGAAKAAVKLLTEGLNSELLGTNVRVTVVFPGAIGTNIAANSGVVMNSMQVKGGETSFKMLAPAKAAQLILDGIENNRYRVLVGSDSRLMDAIYRLNPQRAARFIFNQMSSLLPQ from the coding sequence ATGAAGGTCCAGAACAAGATCATCGTCGTGACCGGCGGCGGAAACGGCATGGGCAGGGAGCTCGTCCTCGCTCTTCTGTCGAAGGGCGCGAGCGTCGCCGCCGTGGACATCAACGCCTCTGCCCTCGAGGAGACCGCCGCGCTGGCGGGGATGAACCGAGCCAACCTGGCCACCTACACCGTGAACATCACGGACCGGGCCCTGGTGGAGTCGCTCCCGGAGCAGGTCATCTCCCGCTTCGGGGCTGTCGACGGCATCATCAACAACGCGGGCGTCATTCAACCCTTCGTCAAGCTGAAGGACCTCGACTACGCGGCGATCGACCGGGTGATGAACGTCAACCTGTTCGGAACGCTCTACATGACCAAGGCGTTCCTGCCCCACCTGCTCGCACGCCCGGAGGCGCACATCACGAACATCTCCAGCATGGGGGGCTTCCTGCCCGTGCCGGGACAGACCATCTACGGAGCGGCCAAGGCGGCCGTCAAACTGCTGACGGAGGGTTTGAACTCGGAGCTGCTGGGGACGAACGTGCGCGTCACGGTGGTCTTCCCAGGAGCCATTGGCACGAACATCGCGGCGAACTCGGGGGTGGTGATGAATAGCATGCAGGTGAAGGGCGGGGAGACGTCCTTCAAGATGCTGGCCCCAGCCAAGGCCGCGCAGCTCATCCTCGACGGCATCGAGAACAACCGCTACCGCGTCCTGGTGGGCTCCGACTCCAGGCTCATGGACGCCATCTACAGACTGAACCCCCAGCGCGCGGCGCGGTTCATCTTCAATCAGATGAGCAGTTTGTTGCCGCAATAG
- a CDS encoding SMP-30/gluconolactonase/LRE family protein: MRIAARGLLALLVFAAAFALYWKLWPAGRGVGRECELKSGVHALCGINKPEDMLRLGDSAWVVTGNMGNDDWAGGGFYAIRIGDEAFRAMTPDLSRPVSPTYRDCPGAPDPKLFSAHGVALRARANDEYTLYAVNHGGRESIEVFDVRVSSEGPELTWTGCVVLPPEHAANSVAPLPDGGIVATIPRLPSSSEGVVLQWVPGGGWTEVPGTRLEGDNGLLVSPDGTRLYVNEYNNSRVHELSLDGAATHSRSVDLGFHPDNIRFAPDGSILATGHPDSIVVVGLCGFLVKCGIETEVARIDPTTFQATTLFERGANETFSGGTSAVVIGDELWIGSFVSRALLIVPLGELRQPLGAPAASPTHE; the protein is encoded by the coding sequence TTGCGCATCGCCGCACGCGGTCTCCTCGCTCTTCTGGTGTTCGCCGCCGCGTTCGCTCTCTACTGGAAGCTCTGGCCGGCCGGGCGGGGTGTGGGCAGGGAGTGCGAGCTCAAGAGCGGTGTCCACGCCCTGTGTGGGATCAACAAGCCGGAAGACATGCTGCGCCTCGGGGACAGTGCCTGGGTCGTCACGGGTAACATGGGCAACGATGACTGGGCCGGGGGCGGCTTTTATGCCATCAGGATTGGTGACGAGGCTTTCCGCGCCATGACACCCGATCTCTCTCGCCCGGTCTCGCCGACCTACCGTGACTGCCCCGGGGCACCCGATCCGAAGCTCTTCTCCGCGCACGGGGTTGCCCTCCGTGCCCGCGCCAATGATGAGTACACGCTCTACGCGGTCAACCATGGTGGTCGCGAGTCGATCGAGGTGTTCGACGTCCGGGTTTCCTCCGAGGGACCAGAGCTGACCTGGACCGGCTGCGTCGTGCTGCCTCCGGAGCATGCGGCCAACTCCGTCGCACCCCTCCCGGACGGCGGCATCGTCGCCACCATTCCGCGCCTTCCGTCTTCATCGGAGGGGGTGGTGTTGCAGTGGGTGCCTGGCGGCGGTTGGACCGAGGTTCCGGGTACCCGCCTCGAAGGAGACAACGGCCTCCTCGTGTCGCCTGATGGCACGCGCCTGTACGTGAACGAGTACAACAACAGCAGGGTGCACGAGCTCTCTCTCGATGGAGCCGCCACCCATTCCCGGTCCGTCGACCTTGGCTTTCATCCAGACAACATCCGGTTCGCGCCCGACGGCTCCATTCTCGCGACAGGGCACCCGGATTCCATCGTCGTCGTTGGCCTGTGTGGATTCCTGGTGAAGTGCGGCATTGAGACGGAGGTGGCCCGCATCGATCCGACCACCTTCCAGGCGACCACGCTCTTCGAGCGGGGTGCGAACGAGACCTTCAGTGGGGGCACGAGCGCCGTCGTCATCGGTGACGAGCTCTGGATCGGATCCTTTGTCTCGCGCGCGCTCCTGATCGTGCCGCTCGGCGAGCTGAGGCAGCCGCTCGGAGCACCCGCGGCGTCGCCAACACACGAGTGA
- a CDS encoding Coq4 family protein, whose product MTAPHTPSLPDNASLFTRLSVARQCLEVLKNDPANPTCGQLLNICLDLGVYASLVQQLQSGEEGRRLLSERPSLQGKELDLAALERLPEGTLGHEFARYFRDNKISPFETTLELKNDIDFIGKRYRETHDLLHVLTGYATDVMGEMELQAYALGNLGIRTAAFILLFSSLEHLRAPQSGVGRSEYLRRIQAAYRRGHASPQFLGFPFEHHWETPVATLSARLCAPAQRMN is encoded by the coding sequence ATGACCGCCCCCCACACCCCGTCCCTGCCCGACAACGCCTCCCTGTTCACCCGCCTGAGCGTGGCGCGCCAGTGCCTGGAGGTGCTCAAGAACGATCCAGCGAATCCCACCTGCGGCCAGCTGCTCAACATCTGCCTGGACCTCGGCGTCTACGCCTCACTCGTCCAGCAACTCCAGAGCGGCGAGGAGGGACGCCGCCTGCTGTCCGAGCGCCCTTCCCTGCAGGGCAAGGAACTGGACCTGGCCGCGCTCGAGCGCCTGCCCGAGGGCACGCTCGGCCATGAGTTCGCGCGCTACTTCCGCGACAACAAGATCTCGCCCTTCGAGACGACGCTCGAGCTCAAGAACGACATCGACTTCATTGGCAAGCGCTACCGCGAGACGCATGACCTGTTGCACGTGCTGACGGGCTACGCCACGGACGTGATGGGCGAGATGGAGCTGCAGGCGTACGCCCTGGGCAACCTGGGCATCCGGACCGCGGCGTTCATCCTGCTGTTCAGCTCGCTCGAACACCTCAGGGCTCCGCAGTCCGGTGTGGGGCGGTCCGAGTACCTGCGGCGAATCCAGGCCGCGTACCGCCGTGGCCACGCGTCCCCGCAGTTCCTCGGCTTCCCCTTCGAGCACCACTGGGAGACTCCCGTGGCCACGCTCAGCGCGCGGCTGTGCGCCCCCGCGCAACGGATGAACTGA